The window CCTCCGGCAGGGCCGCCACGCGCCTGTCGCCCCAGCCCGCCAGCGGCCGGAGCTTGCCCGCCTTGATGTGGGGCAGGATGACGGCGGGGCCGGAGGCGAGCGCATCGACGTGGCCGCCGAGGATGGCGGTCAGCGCGGGGCCGGCCCCGGCGTAGGGCACGTGACGGAGCTTGATCCCGGCGGCGTGCTGGAGGAGCTCTATCGCCATGTGGAGTGTGCCGTACACGCCCGACGAGCTGAAGGAGATCTGCCCCGGGCGCCTCCGGGCGTCCTCGATGAACTCCCGGGCCGTCTTCCAGGGGCTCTCGGCGCGGACCACGAGGATGGTCGGGTCCGCCGAGATGAGGGCCAGCGGCTCGAACTGATCCACGGTGAAGGCGGGCTGCCGGCCGAAGAGCTTGTCGGCCTCGGGGATGATCGAGATCGACGAGAGCGCCAGCAGCAGCGTGTAACCGTCGGGCCGGGAGGTCGCCACGTACTGCATGCCCACCGCGCCCGCGGCGCCGGTCTTGTTGACGACAGCGACCGGGTTCTTGAGCGCTTTCTCCAGGGCCGCCGCCACCGGACGCGCGGTCAGGTCGGCCACGCCGCCCGGCGGAAACGGGGCCACGATCGTGACGGGACGCGAGGGGTAGGTCTCCTGGGCGCCGGTCGGAGCCGACGCGCACAACACAAGGAGCAGCGCCAGAGCGATACGGACGCGGGTCATAGCTCTTCTCCTTTTTCGGCCAGCGCCAGCCTCGCGCGCCAGTCCAGGCCGCGCGAGACGAGGGGCTTGAGGCTCAGCAGGACGAGCGCAGCGCCGACCGCCAGCAGCGCGGCGGAGATCGGACGCGCGACCAGGATCGCGTAGTGCCCATCGGACATCGCCAGCGACTGTCGGAGCGCCATTTCGATCATCGGGGCCAGGATCAGGCCCAGCACGATCGGGGCCGTCTCGAAGTCGAGCTTGCGCAGCAGGTAGCCGAGCACCCCCGTCGCCAGCATGATCCAGACGTCTACCACGCTGTTGTTCACCGCGTAGACCCCGAGGATGCAGAAGGTCAGGATGCCCGGATACAGCAGTGGATACGGGACTCGCAGGAGGTTCACGAAGAGCCCCACCATTGGCAGGTTCAGGATCAGCAGCACGACGTTGCCCACGTACATCGAGGCGATGAACCCCCAGAAGAGCTCGGGCTGCTGCTTGAACAGCAGCGGGCCCGGCGACACGCCGTGCACCATCATCGCGGCCAGCATCACCGCGGGGATCGGGCCCGAGGGGACGCCCAGCGCCAGCATGGGCACGAAGGCCCCCGACGTGGCCGAGTTGTTGGCCGACTCCGGCCCGGCCACACCGGCCACGGCGCCCTTGCCGAACTCCTCGGGCCGCTTGGCGAGCCGCCGCTCCAGGGCGTAGGAGACGAAGCTGGAGATGATGTGGGCCGAGCCCGGGATGATGCCGATCAGAAAGCCGAGCACGGTGCCGCGGGCGATCGGCATGGCCGACTCCCGCCACTCGCGACGCGACGGGAGGAGCTCGCGCAGCCTGGGCTTGATGACATCGGGGGGTTTTCCCTTTCCCGCGGTGGCAAGGATCTCGCTGAGCCCGAAGAGCCCGACAGCCACGGGCACCACGCCGATGCCGTCTCCCAGCTCCACGAGCCCGTAGGCGAAGCGAAAGTAGCCCGTCATCTGGTCGATGCCGATCATACCGAGCAGCAGGCCCAGCGCCGCCATCGTGAGGGCCTTGAGCATGGAGCCGCCGCTCATGTAGGCGAGGACGAGCAGCCCCAGCAGGAGCAGCGCAAAGTATTCCGGCGGCCCGAAGCGCAGGGCAAAGGAGGCCAGCGGCGGGGCCAGGAACATCAGCGCCACCACGCTGGCCGTCCCGGCGACGTAGGAGCCCACCGCGGCGATGGCCAGCGCGGCCCCCGCCCGCCCCTTACGCGCCATCGCGTAGCCGTCGATGCACGTCATCACCGACGCCGCCTCGCCGGGAATGCGCATGAGGATCGAGGTCGTGGAGCCCCCGTACATGGCGCCGTAGTAGATGCCGGCCAGCATGACGATGGCCTTGGTAGCGTCGAGGCCGAAGGTCGCGGGCAGGAGCAGGCTGATGCCAGCCAGCGGTCCCACGCCGGGCAGGACGCCCACCACGGTCCCGATGAAGCAGCCGACGAACGCATAGAGGAGCACGCCGGGCGAGAGAGCGACCGAGAAGCCGAGGTAGAGGTTCTGCAGGGTCTCGAGCATCAGGCGGCGGCGCTCACAGACCGAAGGGCCCGCGGGGAAGCTGCACTCGCAGCAGCGTGTCGAAGAGGAAGAAGGTCCCGGCCGCCAGCGCCAGGCTGAACACCACGGTCAGCAGCAGCCCCTTCCGCTCGACGACGCCGACGAGGAAGGCGAGCGTGACCGCCACCGTCGGGCGGTAACCGAGCCGCTCGAGCGCCAGCGCGGCGAACGCGCAGACGCCCAGGATGGCGACGGCGTGTCGCCACTCCGACCAGCCCACCGCGCCCAGGCGCGCGGCGCCGCCACCCCCGACGCAGAGGCAGATGCCCGAGGATACTAGAATCAGCGCGAGCAGCACGGGCATGTAGGCGGGGCCCGGATTGCGGAGCGTCCCCAGCGGGAGCTTGCGACTCTCCACGAGCACGGCCAGCGCGAACAGGACGAGGGCGCTGCCCGCGACGCGATCGGTCGTCAGCATGAC is drawn from Candidatus Methylomirabilota bacterium and contains these coding sequences:
- a CDS encoding tripartite tricarboxylate transporter substrate binding protein, with protein sequence MTRVRIALALLLVLCASAPTGAQETYPSRPVTIVAPFPPGGVADLTARPVAAALEKALKNPVAVVNKTGAAGAVGMQYVATSRPDGYTLLLALSSISIIPEADKLFGRQPAFTVDQFEPLALISADPTILVVRAESPWKTAREFIEDARRRPGQISFSSSGVYGTLHMAIELLQHAAGIKLRHVPYAGAGPALTAILGGHVDALASGPAVILPHIKAGKLRPLAGWGDRRVAALPEVPTFKELGYAEAEFYIWAGLFAPKGTPEPALQKLRDALRAAVNDPDFKAAMDKLETPIAFKQGEEFRSFFEADARRLAEGVRKVGRIEQK
- a CDS encoding tripartite tricarboxylate transporter permease, which gives rise to MLETLQNLYLGFSVALSPGVLLYAFVGCFIGTVVGVLPGVGPLAGISLLLPATFGLDATKAIVMLAGIYYGAMYGGSTTSILMRIPGEAASVMTCIDGYAMARKGRAGAALAIAAVGSYVAGTASVVALMFLAPPLASFALRFGPPEYFALLLLGLLVLAYMSGGSMLKALTMAALGLLLGMIGIDQMTGYFRFAYGLVELGDGIGVVPVAVGLFGLSEILATAGKGKPPDVIKPRLRELLPSRREWRESAMPIARGTVLGFLIGIIPGSAHIISSFVSYALERRLAKRPEEFGKGAVAGVAGPESANNSATSGAFVPMLALGVPSGPIPAVMLAAMMVHGVSPGPLLFKQQPELFWGFIASMYVGNVVLLILNLPMVGLFVNLLRVPYPLLYPGILTFCILGVYAVNNSVVDVWIMLATGVLGYLLRKLDFETAPIVLGLILAPMIEMALRQSLAMSDGHYAILVARPISAALLAVGAALVLLSLKPLVSRGLDWRARLALAEKGEEL
- a CDS encoding tripartite tricarboxylate transporter TctB family protein, translated to VMLTTDRVAGSALVLFALAVLVESRKLPLGTLRNPGPAYMPVLLALILVSSGICLCVGGGGAARLGAVGWSEWRHAVAILGVCAFAALALERLGYRPTVAVTLAFLVGVVERKGLLLTVVFSLALAAGTFFLFDTLLRVQLPRGPFGL